AAGCGTTTCATGCCAATGGAAAACTTGTGGGTCAGGAGAGGTATAagaaactacatgtatatatttctaatatccTGTAAacatttattgtttttttgtgCTGATATATCAGCAAGTTGTATTAAAATTTAAGAGGTGAGATACTTAATTCATGAAAGTGGTTTCTTTAAACTATGTAGTAATTTGTAACAGAGTTTTCACTTTTCCAGGTTAATTCAAGTGATGGCTCAACTCAAGTTGGTAAAATCTCTAAGCAATGGACAGGATTGGTTAAAGAATACTTTACCGATGCTGATAACTTTGGTGTGCAATGTAAGTGTGGAGTGGTAACTTTGATATCATTATCGATTCTATCCCTGTGGCAAACAAGGATAGTGATTGAGAGTAGTGGCTGAAGTGATATCAGCCTTTGGTTACTGGCTTCATTGAGGTCACTGGCCTTCAGTTGGAAGttgattgaaattttatttaaaaaaacaaactgtTATACACCCCATCGGGACTGTCCCTTGTTTTGCCTACTTTTTTGGTCCAAGTTTTTACAGAATATTCCATGAGCgctcaaaatattttgttcacGAGTGTTTTATCTATTGTGAAAGTCTTCCCTAGAATTTAAAGTGTATATTTTGTTGTACATTTTAGTCCCAATGGATCTGGACGTTAAAATGAAAGCGGTGATGTTGGGCGCTGTGTTTCTGATTGTAAGTATCGCTGTACTTCCTTGTAATTTGGTATGGAAAATTTGagaatgatattttttcttgCGAAATGTAGTAGACCTCCTACAAGGCTTCATCATTGATAGCTATCAAATAATTCTTAAGTGTGGAAACTTTTGCaggattttatgttttttgaaCAACAAGGACAAAATTCCCATTCCCATGCGGCTACAGGCTTACTTGCCCATTCTCTATGGAATGCTTGATAATTCATATTCAGAATTGGTAACAAGATGATATTCCGGAATTTACAGTTCATAACGTTTTCAGTTATCTAAGggataattcattcattacatACCTTGATATCTTAGGAGTTCTTTGTTCCCCTCCTGTGGGCAGTTTAGTTCTATTGGTACTTCCCGACACACATATGTACCGTAGGTACATCCAATTTCTGTTTTTAATCGCTGACTTTTTCTTGTGAAAACCAGTCGTAAGAACCTGAATATTGCTGCTCCCTAGAGGATAggaatcattcatttattacgtacgcataaaatttgaatttttcaacccccttCCCCTCATGTATGCAAAAGCGGCCATTTTTtcgtatacattaagcattacaatacgcaattgcacttacccctcctccctcccctaatgcgtacgtaataaatgaatgacccccatATCGAAACAAATTTCTTAGATTTCATGTAAACACTTGCATACATGCAATTTCCTCCCTATTATACTATGTTacaaatgaatgatcccttatttttttttcgcttttaAGTTTTCATTGGAACGGTTTTGACACACTTGAATGATTACCTTTGATTTATTGTGTTTAGAATTCtttgaaaatttattcattagcccacttgggaattTAGTCCAATCGGGCTACTGTGTTCACTTTTCCTCTTGGGAAGgtttgaagacacttcaatggattatcttgatattttgtttatacatgtatgtgtATCTTAACATCGGCTGCCCGCTTGTTATGTATAAATGTGttaatcttttttctttaggatttcatgttttttgaAGATAATCAGCAAAACAATCATTATTAGTAAGAAATTCAGTTCATAAATTGTACGATAACAGATTTAACAACTATGGTTAACAAAGCAATAACCGTATACACACATATACAATTACCCTATATAATGAAGTTACTAACAAGATTTACCTGGTGCACACAGTTATCGCCGAAAGACAACCACCGTAATTGATAACCTTATCAAGTTCATTTGTAACAAGGCTATGTATACAGCCTGCCAGCTTAGGTGGCTATGTTCGTTGAACGTTACTCTTCGATTGAAAGTAATCTACAAGCGTCTAAGTTAACTAGTCCATTGTTGACACACCTGGGGTCAGTTATTCTAAAGTCGGTTGGAGTTAACCAATGGATAGTTGAGAGCAAACAAACAATCAAAGCTACATTGTTATCATGGTATTTACCTGATGGTTACtgaaccaacttttgagcaactggcccctgggacCTTATTCACTAACGTCACACAAGTTTGCGTGGATGATTTGTGTTGGGAGACCATTTGCGATGAAAATCAGTCTGCGTTGCGTGGTATTCACTAAAGTCCTTGTAAAAGTGATTCGCAATTTTTCACGCAGTGGGAACCAGTCTAACCAATGTAGATCGTGAAACATCACTGCAAATTGATATTTGCAGtgatattttcatctttttaccGAAACGATAGCTGGATTCTTGTGGTGAcctcattgaaaataatttgtatttgttttgatttatcatcaaagaaacaattatcatatttacattaacataacatttcaaatattcattatccATGATGGGGAATGGACGtacctttttagcccacttgggactttagtcccagcgggctattgcgttcactttttgtccgtcgtccgttcgtccgttcTTCCATCCGTAGagggaatccagttattttgggaagttttgaagacgcttcaaggtaatgtcttgatatttgagttacacatgtatctaccctagacacatcttcagcccaaaaactggccctatcagaatcaagatggccgactggcagccattgttgttcgccaaaatcagcactttttacacatttttgaacttattgagggaaattttgaagacgctttgatcaatttccTTGATCTTTCCGATATATGTGAacccccccagggcccatcagcataacaaaaattgggtcgatcggacttaagatggccgtcctatgacctttttagtgcccaaaaatgataattttggcccgaattctgagtcctgtagcttcctactggtttaccatttctcattgcaattttgatgggcattctttggaaagggatgttttatacctgagactattttatacctgagagttatttttcatcagccaattatgacgcaattggcggccatcttggtgtcaccagtactcattcgtaagtgggaaaaagtttttccacattatattgatacctaagcgtattttgttaccacaatcatttagaaagttgtagctcataacgtgttctatgattgtagtgagtttcaaggtcattggattttgtatatggccaccagggggtgttgaataatgcaatatcttagcatttctatattatattcgtacctatgcatattttgtaaccacaatcaattggaaagttgtagctcatgacatcatctactattgttgcgagttttaaggacattggttattctatatggtcaccagggggcgttgaatagtagaataacttaatatttccttattatattggtacctaggcatattttgttaccatgatcaattgcaaagttgtagttcatgacatgttctatgaatgtgataagtttcgaggtcattgggttttgaatatggtcaccagggggcgttaaatagtagaataacttagtttttccatattaaattggtaacgaggcatattttgttatcacaatcaattacaaaatcgtagctgctgacatgttctatgattgtggtgagtttcaaggtttcgcattggtttttgtatatggtcaccagggggcgttgaatattgaaattgttagattgttgagcatttggaaccacttcccaagtgggcatggtgtccctggacccctagtttaacttatgattgattttatgattttgatatcgaCAATACTTTGATATTTAATTCCTTCTTAAAAGTCTTTTTTTCTTGATCAAATAATTCTGTAAAAGTGATATAATGATGGAGCCCGCCCACCATAAGGCAAACACAATGGTCAATGCGTTGGGTCTTAACTAACAATGAATCCAAATTGGGCCCCAGAATATGTTAGTAGGGTACTGGTCTAAAAACTGTACcttgaaatcaattatttacataattttgcTTTAAAAAGCCACAAAAGTATTATTTGGGTGGAAAATGAGAATTTAGGGGTGCCCCTTAGTTCATGCAGATTTGCGAGAAAGATTGATGAATTTGCGAGGAAAATATTTGCGTGAATTTTAGTGAATATGGAGATTTTCACAAATTTGGAATTATGGGAGGATTTTCGACGAAGATTGCGTGCGTGCCAATAGTGAATAAGGTCCCTGGTAGTGAGAATTCACATTGGTATTTTTTGATACAATGGTAACGATAACTTTTATGTCACTGGCTCCTGTACTGTTAACCAACTGTTCTGTGTAGCAATGAAGATTGTAAGGTCCATGGTAACTACTTTTGCCGACTATGTTTTTTAAAGTGATTATGGTACTTTTCACCACgtgaatttttcattaatcTGACCTTACAAACCTTAATCTGACCTTACAAAAGCTGCGGCAATAATTTACGTActtaatgacattttttttctttgaataccatGTTTTTGACGAAATCTAAGTAAACACACTTATGACGGAACCTTGCGAtaaatgttgtattttctattttcaggattttatgttttttgagcaaaatcaacaaaatcagaataattattagaaagaTGGCAGATGGGTAAAGAGGAGGAATACATATAAAACGCCTGTCTCAACACTGTTTATACAGCACAAGATCATTCACTGACACTGACGCTATTTTCagattattagttgcttaaaGTTAGCTTGAAGTAGACTCTGCTTGCCTCGGATTGTGCGCAATGAGTAAAGTCTCTCTGAGTTAGTCAAGTTCTGTGGCATTTGCAGCAGTGATTGGCCATTTTCACATGAATTGGAGGAGGCAAGCTGAGTGTACTGTAGTCTACAAGACTACAGTACACTTTGGACTCCCTGGCAAGTGGAATGCACTGCAGTCTAGGCCAGTACTTGCATCATTCAAATACTATCATCTGTTTTTGCCCAGATTACTATTTGTCAAATGGATCGTCAAAACAGTGAGATCCTATCTTGTACAAACTTgggttttcattatcattactcAACAAAGGTACCCATAAATCAAGTACCAATCTACTAAGATTTAGTTCTTAGGTGATGGTTGAACCTGGGAGCAATCATTCTATCAGAGTGATCACTCCAAGGATGGACCTAGACCGCAGGGTCCTACTTATAGGGTAAAATAGGCTATAGGACAATGACAAGTTGCAAAATGGATAAAATACACCAACCTGATGCATGCATATTCCAGTAATTGTATTTGAGCATAGATACGCACTTCAAATGGGCACAGTCAAGGTCTGTTATACCACAACCCATAAGGTAAATCTCATGTGTGAAATTTGGTGcagtattttcattgaatttgagtcaCATTCAGTCTAGAGAAATGTTGGGGGATAAGTGAGCGCTGGTTAAAGAATACTTTACCGATGCTGATAACTTTGGTGTGCAATGTAAGTGTGGAGTGGTAACTTTGATATCATTATCGATTCTATCCCTGTGGCAAACAAGGATAGTGATTGAGAGTAGTGGCTGAAGTGATATCAGCCTTTGGTTACTGGCTTCATTGAGGTCACTGGCCTTCAGTTGGAAGttgattgaaattttatttaaaaaaacaaactgtTATACACCCCATCGGGACTGTCCCTTGTTTTGCCTACTTTTTTGGTCCAAGTTTTTACAGATAAGTGAGCGCTGGTGTTTGATTACATTTGCTGCAGCAAAAGCTTTTCTGATTTTTAGGActgtttcaaaattttgtGGAATAGTCTACTTAACCCCTAAAGAAGGCTCCACACTTATTTGTACACATAGGAATATAAAGTAATACGTCACTTCTTTTTCTAGTGTTCACTCTACaatagatatatttttacATCATTGTACATGtcaaaacttatgttttatgAAAATTTCACAGGGTAGTAATGACCAAAACAGTAGATAATGAATGGCAGGTTATACAGTTGCGTCAGGAATCATTTTCTACATGACTGCCATTTTCTCTTATTTTGTGAATGGGATGAATGCTGATAATTTATGATGCTTTTCGttcatatgaaaatgaaacgatAACGGCATATTCCACAGCGAACCAAGCTTTTGTGTGAAACAAATAGCGATAGTGAAAGATTGGCGATCTTGCACGTGAGGTCATAGTTAGTTTGCCAACCAGTGCTGGAGACTTGCCAATAGATATGGCATGATCGCGTCGAAAAAGCACATGGCTGCAAGAACTCTTAAGACTGATGAAagattttgatttgttttcttcGACAGTCCTGACCTGCATATTGGGCTGTTGGGTCATTCAACCTGGTACTGGTTTATCTGCTTCAAGACATACGAATGTATAAcacgtatatgtatatatcctttatttttaaagtttaatgtaattaaaatcatatgtatGATATAGTTTTTAACTTTAATTTGCAATTGGTGTTGACCCCATGGCGCCCGACTGAAATTGACTGCCTTACTTTACAGTGGAAGGCCAGTATAATGCCAGTGTTGTGACTAAGTAAACATGGTTTTATTAGAAAAgtattttcatcgaatttgACAGATTTTTCATACTTGTTCTAATAGGAAGTATAAGTAAGCAACTGAATCAGTGGCATCAAAGAAACATAGCGTTGATACTGATTTCAAAAGTAATTTTTTGGAAATCTTATTTTCCATGATGCTCTAAGCCGATTGCGCTTTAGGTCTTGTAATGTAAATGAATACAACATTTTATGAACAGTTTATAAATGTAGTTATATTCCGAGGTGATTGTGATCCTATTGCTAAGCTCTATCTTAAATAATTTGGTTGATCACtttttgaaatgttcattGTTTTTAGAAGTTACTTGAATTtcgtgaatttattttcttgaaaGATTATTCGTCCACAGTACTGACTGACTCCTCTACTCATTTccattataatcaaataaatcttaGTACTTAATACAGTAAGtgaaacctcgttataacgaacttggatacaacgattcatcagatataacaaataatgaatttttcccgaagtaagaaaattaaattaatttcattactggatataacaaactatcggttataacgtaCATATTTCATGATCCTGAgtaacaaggttccactgtagctCTTTCAAAGCATTTTATCGCTCCCTGATCCAATGCATTGATATTTCGGTCCCAAGTTTAACAAGAAAAGAGGAAGTCTATACAGTACGGTATCACAAATTACAGATATCatttgttatattatattatattatattatatatatattatttatatattttctttctttttatttcgttAGATattgttcattcatttatcataTAGAAGTAAATGcaacatttgatttatttggcTTAGGTAAAAATATCTTGAAGTGAATTGAGTTTTTTGAAACGAAAATACAGTATTAAATGAATACCCGGTACCTgcaatacatatatatcatattatgGTAAAGGGCTTATGCCATGATGAAGATTTTAGACGCggaattaaatatttttttagagATTATAAGAGCTTTTATACAAAACAAGAATGACTGAAATTATTGGTGAATTTGATTCGCTGCAAGTATGAATCAATTTCGAGGTAATCAGTTTGTTACAGTAATGCTGGTCTCGAATGCCCCCTATGCACATGAAGTTACTGAGGGATTTGAAATTTCGAgaacattttaaatgtttatgtAATCACTGTGCATAAAATGCTCATTTTGCATATATGATTAATTGATTACACcagaagaaattaaagaaatccCTCTACTTAATGTACACTATGTTTTCTAATCGGTATCAACAAGCATCATTTTGCATTTCTTTGAGCACTAAATGACACAAAATTCTGTATCCCATTACTAGGCCtgtatgattttaatattcaTGTATTCGTTgttttaaaataaatcaatgcaAATATTGGAAATCACGTTGTTTCTTTATAAATCGTAAAAGAACAGTGTGCGTGCAATGGATACAcaatggaacctcgttatacaGTGTACAACGTGCTTCATCCGACCAGAAAATCTATAAGTTATAACGAGGTTACCTGGTATTAACTTTCCATTTTGTGCTGAGGTACCTCCAGTAATCTAGAACTGACCTAGAACACCTGCTACAATGAAATGGGATAATGTGACTCGACCCTAGCTGATTACTACCCTCTGTTCGTAGGCTGAGACATGTCTTGGTTTTGACCATGGACTCTTAAGACGTTTTAGAATCCatgtttttggtttacctttgtcagcgatatgatgttggcattgagccaattcatgtaaaatcgcggtacgtttttttatgtgagcatttgtttcattggttctcggcttaaacgacgtataatcgatgcgattgaagacatggcgaacctccgtcgatgacatggtcaactgagttaaaattctacgaaaaactgtttttggcgggaaaattcttagctcttacgtataaaattgcaatgacctcgattgggaggcgttgtctctacgagaaaatgtgattggctgtttttgggatttacggggaattccggcgctactaaaataattatgggaaagccatggAATGgcaaacgtttcattggactaggtgccgtatatgtgcgaatttcaaatgctcattgctggtgataatgtaattattattcgccataggtattgtttcattttaatacccggtgattgatttgattgacattgaagtgtagcgaacattcacttacacaaggcctccacgtgtgCGCGGAAATCATAAGAAGATTAGACTGTTGcgcacacaaacacacgcgcgtacagtatacactactatagtgatactgtaacgctgcttgctggCGCATTTGACATTTAatcagcagaagatgagcgctgtgttttctgtttgatagaatttgtaataaattgttatttcttgtgatctgaaaatactaagcagcaaactataggcataggtcgaggtctgaatattgaaGTGGtgaattccaggatttaaaacgatctaatacgccgatttcttactgcaccggtattttagcttccgcggccatacatgcagccaccctctgatatgtgacatcatatgaatttcatttgaatattttttcatattatgaaaattatttctttgaaaatataaaatagtttccatgccgcgcctacctgtatcctatgaaatttttggtggggaccgtaaacaaatgtatatctttggtcttttgactacaaaataatcctttaagaaagatatttaaacttgtagaactttgaagtcacgaattaaaaagatttttcaagcaatgcccttaccccaaacaacctctagctttcaaggtaaaccacactttgcccatgggcaatttattgaCTTTTCTTTTAATCAGCTTGACCAAGCGCAAAGACTACGACGTTAGAACAGACCTCACACACACACTACAGCTTCTCTGGAAAGTTTGGTTCTTGTACTACATGTATAGGTTCCTGCATAATTATGCAGGTAATGCAACAGGATGGTATGCGATGTATTCATAACATTGTCTTTCACTGCATAGTGATCAACATCCTTCAGAATACGTAGTTTTGAACACGCATGACAATAACATTGTAATACGCatgcattttctatttcaacaCGTATGAAATCGTCCCCGAAAATTGTGCGAGATCATCTGAGAATAAATAAAaagtttagaaaaacaaatgaaaaatgtgcATAACATTGATGACTATACTGTAGTTGTGATCTCGAATCTCTACCACTGATTGTTATGAGGGGTTACTGTGTTCTAGGCCGGATCTTCGGTACTGGTTCTTGACTTCTTATAATGCTCCCGTATATAACTTGTCGTTGAACGACTTCTTAAGTTATCTATTCGTATTTATTCTCTCTTAACCAGATGTGTACAATCTTTCTCCATCGAGTTCCCTCCTCCTAAAACTTCCCTCACTTCTCTCAAGCCTCCTTCTCTTTTTCAAGCCTCCTTCTCAAACATCATAGCTTTCTTTCCCctttatattattttatttttagtaaCGTGTGCAGGCACTCTTCCACACATGGCTTGGAATTCATGACACGTCACAACACTCCTCCAATCCATGTATGGAGTGTTGACGTATCTACACACGTCGCAATAACCTAAAAATATCTTTTGCACGCATCGGCGCTCATGGCCGTACCATATTAGGTTTACCTACGTGGACACATACGTCGCATCCAGACGTGTTTATTTACATTACTTCAACTggtatttattgtttatttaagACGTACGCATCAACGCAGGTTGTCTGATAACAGCAACGCTAGCCACGAACACCAGCTTCCGTACATTTATCTAAACTAATAAACTATCTCCCAACGTTACCACTGTATGGACTGATGACGTAATACAAAAACAGGAAACATATGATACGACTAGCAAGTGATCGTAATGATACAATCGAAACCACACTCAAAAGCTTGATATTTGCCATTGGAATGATTACAAAAAGCCATTGTAAGCTCAATGGAACCTCGCGATAATGAATAACAAAGTAGTGGAAAATTCTTGATTACAAGAGGAAGCTAACGCAAAACAAATGTTTCAACGGTCATAAAGCGCACGTGGAAACGAAATTGAAAACAGTCGGCAAATGAATGTTTCCTATGCATAAAGTATCTCAATTTATAGTTATGTTAATGCAGTTaacatagataaatttcatAGATACTTTTTAATCTTTATTGtcattgaatatttagtttatattttaatCATTCAAGCCTGCGGCAGTCGCGTTTGGTTGACTTAATGACtgtcattttgaaatatcattataaGTTTAAAAAAGATGGATTTCTATTTTACGACTTCGATACCCGTACGTCATTTTAAAAAGGGACATTTAATGTCTGTTTTGTCATGTGTTCAACATAAAGAGCCCTTAAAAGCTAATCCTTTATGAAGTTAAACGGCAGACGATTCAATCTGTATCGCAGTTTTAATCTATACCAAGGTACGTAATATTCGGTTTTTCCAATTGAATGTTGTTGAAACAAAAACAGTGggaatataaaataatttttttgaaaacaatgaattttctAATGCTTTCTACAAGCATCAGACCAGCCATTCGGCTACGTAAGTGGATGGATCCCTAGCGACAACGGCGATTTTTATTCATAGTTCGCCccctttttcaaattttctagaTCCGCCCTTGCTTACGTTAAGATTTTTCTGTTAATCATTAATTAtcctatatacatgtaaaacGTATGCTCTTCTTGAATAATtgatattgttttaattttcagatgaaactTCTCGTCGGCATAATAATCGGTAGTAGGATCATAATTTTATTTGCTTCGATCGACCTCGTTCGTAATTAATTTGTAAACTTGTAAACATGACCCCGAACTTTGTATAAACCAAATCGTACGACATATCTTTGAGGCCTACCTATTTCGTGAAATATACATTCCAATGAATGTCTTCAATCAATCATCAATTCGGTTTTAGGTATCCTGTTTGTGAGTGGAGTTGTTGGCAAAACAGAGGTCACAGGGCCTGCAACTGGGACTGGTGACGATGCTGCCAGCGAAGTTCAATGTCCAGGTGGTTCTTTCGTTGTCCAATGCCGATGTTCCTCGATAAGCGATTGTGACTCGAATATGGTGGTAGGAACTGATCGGTGTAAGGTGACGCATACCGCCGGGAGACCAAAAGTCAAGGTGAGTAAAAAAAGCAAATTATATACTTTCGATGATCACTGATCGCTCATCTGGATGGTTATTTATTCCCATTTACCTCCGCACACTTAAACCAATGGAGTGGATCACTTGAGCTTCGTTATTTCAGGGGATGTAACTATTTAgccttagaaatagaaatcatggggaaggtttattttttttaaatcaactaTGATTCTTATAGAATGGTTCTGAGAGTCTATTAGGTCTTTAGAAGGGCCACGGGATATATAAACACAGCTGGTATTTTGTCACGAAGAGAGCCGGATTCAGGAGTTGGAATTAATATGGGAAATTTTGTCCCATCAGCTCTAAGCTGTTCGGAAGTACCCGGTACTGGAAGGAagttatcaatatttcaatgatttttccCCATTCTACTAATCGGTGCTTGACCTTCTTCCCTTGATAATAACAAAAGTAAAAGGTACTCAGTTGACCCTACTGGACCCATAGTCCTGTATAAATTGATGTCGAAAACAGAAGAATCTCTGGAAAACTATGATGAAATTTAAAAGTTCAATTGCGTGGTCTATTTCAGCCAATCGCCACGTGTGAATATATTTGTGATCAGCAAGATTATCGTGTCGTTAGAACAACCTATTCCAGAAACCCGATAGCCACATGTCCTGATGGCTTCATTGTACGGTCTTGTGGCATATATTACCCGTGAGTATTTGGATTTAGTTACCGAGTACTTCCAGATCAATTCGGTCAAGGCTGTAATACGTGtattcaaagattcaaagaTCTTTTTGGTTTTAAGAATAGCATTAGTGCGTTGATTAAACCTGAAATCTCTGATCCCTGTTCTTATATAATGTTAAATTCATTCGCAAATATCAACGATTTTCAGATGGTCTCAATACAGTAGAATGACAACGGCGACGAAGAGCGGGAATAAACAGTGTACTGCAACTGCTACATGTTCCCGTTCAAAAGGTTGCCAGATTCAAGCAGTTTGCACAGTAGACCCAGAGGGCGCATGTAATTCAATGGTAAAAAGTAATCTGTGAAATAAGATGAGAATAATTTCACTCGCAATATAAACATGAATTCTTTAATCAATTCTAATGGCACGGAAAGGAATTACAGACGTGCTGGTACTAGTACGTAGCACAAAGTACGAGGAGGACGCGTGGAATAAAgaaaacacaatttttaaataaaataacatCCCTCTTTAGTTGAACGAAATGTTTTTTGCCGGAACAAAAAGTGTTTTTCGGgggaatgaaatgatttttcgtGGTAACGAAAATGTATAATATGGAGAcatggtgaaaaaatatagtttttctAAACTAAATGTCGGTTAGGGTTAGGCTTACTAACCTGACTTTCTAAGCCAAATCCTAGCCTAGACACTCTAGACAATTAGTCTCAACCGTTTACAAATTAGACATGTTATCCCAGGCCCAATAAAAGCCTTCCTAAAACAATACTTCGCAAAATTACTCTGACAATTACCATTCACAAATTATTCCCAAAGAATAACCCCCTTCAAATTTCCCCAGAATAATAATCCCAAGACAACTCCAAACATGGGTATTCCCGCCACCTCTCCCCCAAATTTACCCTGTTGGAGGAAATTTTGTTAAGGCCAATGGTTAGATGATTTTCGAGGGGATACATCATTGGAGTGTTAGAATATTTTTGCAAAGACGTGATCGATCCACTTGTAGATAATGCTAGTTACAGTACGTATAAGACTGGAACTGGGTAACTGGATGACTGGACAACTGCTCGACTGGATGTTCGGGTGACTATTGGACTGGATGTCCGGATCACTGGAT
This Tubulanus polymorphus chromosome 7, tnTubPoly1.2, whole genome shotgun sequence DNA region includes the following protein-coding sequences:
- the LOC141909106 gene encoding uncharacterized protein LOC141909106; its protein translation is MKLLVGIIIGSILFVSGVVGKTEVTGPATGTGDDAASEVQCPGGSFVVQCRCSSISDCDSNMVVGTDRCKVTHTAGRPKVKPIATCEYICDQQDYRVVRTTYSRNPIATCPDGFIVRSCGIYYPWSQYSRMTTATKSGNKQCTATATCSRSKGCQIQAVCTVDPEGACNSMVKSNL